Proteins encoded together in one Lathyrus oleraceus cultivar Zhongwan6 chromosome 5, CAAS_Psat_ZW6_1.0, whole genome shotgun sequence window:
- the LOC127081048 gene encoding uncharacterized protein LOC127081048: protein MEEEWCFQQFKGKIGKTQGKKSWSNPHKNKVDDRASKSSKRGEGNFYQKDKKEKKGVQCYNSEKWGHLAKHYWYRKDKRSTKGKDEGVNLARQDLDDFNDMMVMVIVTDDHVKCKICFLDSGCSNHLTGRKVWLVDFKESKKSKVKLDDNNLLQAEGTDNIVIQRSNEVKTLTKDVFYVPRIKCNLLSVRQLVEKGFSVVMKGEALELFDI from the coding sequence ATGGAAGAAGAATGGTGCTTCCAACAGTTCAAAGGAAAAATCGGCAAGACTCAGGGCAAGAAGTCTTGGTCGAATCCTCACAAGAATAAGGTCGATGATAGAGCTTCTAAATCTTCGAAAAGAGGAGAAGGAAATTTCTATCAGAAAGacaaaaaagagaaaaaaggtGTGCAATGCTATAACTCTGAAAAGTGGGGTCACTTGGCCAAGCATTATTGGTATAGGAAAGACAAGAGATCGACAAAAGGCAAGGACGAAGGAGTGAACCTTGCACGCCAAGATTTAGATGATTTTAATGACATGATGGTTATGGTTATAGTTACAGATGACCATGTCAAATGCAAGATCTGCTTCCTCGACTCAGGTTGCTCAAATCACTTGACTGGTCGAAAAGTATGGTTAGTAGATTTTAAGGAGtcgaagaagagcaaggtcaaaCTTGATGATAATAACTTGTTGCAAGCTGAAGGCACTGACAACATAGTTATTCAAAGGAGTAATGAAGTGAAAACCTTGACCAAAGATGTATTCTATGTCCCTAGAATAAAGTGTAATCTGCTAAGTGTTAGACAACTGGTCGAAAAAGGGTTCTCAGTGGTTATGAAAGGTGAAGCCTTAGAACTTTTTGACATCTAG